ATGGCTGATGGATTCAATTGCTGCAAATAAACTATTAAGCTATATGCAGGGGCGGATCCAGGAATTTAGGTTAGGGGgggctgaaatttaaaaaattaatgtaataaaatttttatgtaatcaaAAAGTCAGTACAACATTAAACTTGTGCTCGACgaggttttaaaacaaaaaattcattaaacttaTGTTAAATTGATTTTGCTCACtatgaattgaaatatttttactaGTGTGATCATATAGGTGCTCTTCTCTTGGGTTCTTTTATGAACTAACCGACTTATCAAGGCTTGATCAACCTTGTGGCGTCTTCAACATTCGGGGTCCTTGTTCTTTCGTGTCCAAGGGTTTCatgtggatcatccaaatctgtGTTTAGCGTTCTTGGGGTGCGTATTTCTTGCATTGGTTGTGGGTTCATAGGATCAAATCCTTTTGGGTTCGCACcatcttggtatcagagcttcgGCCTAAACTCATGTTATATCTTTGTGTCTTTTAGCCTCATTTTCGTATTCCCTTGTTCCTTGTGTTTGTTCATGTTCTTTTAATTCTGGACGTAACTCTCTTTGTGTCTgttcatcttctctttgaatctgGACGTCACTTTCTTTGTGCCTTTGTTCCAACACGTTATACTTCGAGTTTTTTGGACGTGTAATATGTCATTTTCATAGTTCAGAATCTCATCTTTCTGGTCGTTTTGAAAACACATCAATCGGAGCTTTGTAGAGAAAGTTATAAACGATTCTACCAAACGTGTTTTCAGCACTCACCAGAATTGTCCCAACTTGATTAGTGTCCTAtcttttggtcaattttttttaaaaaaaaagaaaaaaaaaagaaaaaaagagagaaagaaacaaaaaaaaaaaagaaaaaaaaaaagggttgtgCTGATTTGTGTTTGATATCCAAATTTCTATTCTACAAATTGTTGATCTTAAAAGCTCCTAATTCATTATTACATTCCTCATCTTTTCCAAGTGTCAAATTGTTCTTAAAAGTTGCTGATCCACTTCCACCTTTCTCATTGTCTCCAAGTGTTGAATTCACTATACAAGTGTTGGAATTGCCTTTGATTGAGTTGACCAGTTCTCTAAAGAGCCAATAGAGAAGACTAagagtggaaaaaaaaaaggcaagagTGTGAAAGATCATCATTGAGAAAAAGCCTATCAAGAGTGAAACACGAGGGAAGAGTGACATCTATTGTTGTGAGGATTTTTTTTACAGCTTTGCAAATGTCTAACAAGGAGGAACCATCAAGCGTTGGGGGTACACCAAACATGGATTTTGTTGTCAATGCTATGCAAAAACAGTTTGAGCGCTTCAATATGGTTTTTAGGGAAATAAGGGATAGGATGGATAGACAAGATGCAATGATTGCAAACTTGCAAAGGGGGGAACCTAATAGAAATCCTAATTTTAGACGACCTTTTGGGCATGGGTATGAAGAGTTTGAATCTGGAAATGAAGCAAGAAGTGAGAATGAGGAAGATTATGAGTCTGAAATTGAGATGGGAAGAAATAGACGTAGAAGAGTAAGGCATGAGCGAGGTCATGGGAGAAATGCTACAAGACAAAGGAATAGGGAAGACGGGAACCTTGGTAACATTAAAATGAAGATACCTTTTTTCCAAGGTAGAAATGACCCTGAAGCTTATTTGGAGTGGGAAAAGAAGATAGAGATGATTTTTGAGTGCCATAATTATTCTGAAGCAAAAAAGGTGAAATTGGCAGTAATAGAGTTCACTGATTATGCAATCATTTGGTGGGATCAATTGGTTTTgagtagaagaagaaatggtGAGAGGCCTATAGCAACTTGGGGAGAAATGAAGACTCTCATGAGGAGGCGATTTATTCCTAACCATTACTTTAGAGACCTCTATAAAAAATTGCAGACCCTTATGCAAGGCTCTAAGAGTGTGGAGGAGTATTATAAAGAAATGGAGGTGGCTATGATAAGGGCTAATGTGACAGAAGATAGGGAGGCTACAATGGCTCGTTTCTTGAATGGATTAAATAGAGAGATAGCTAATATAGTGGAGTTGCAGCATTATGTGGAGTTGGAAGACATGTTGCATGTGGCAATAAAAGTAGAAAGGCAACTCAAGTGTAAGGGAGCCTCAAAATTCAATTCTGGTTCTAGTAGTTCCTTTGTGAAACAAAACTGGAAGAAAGAAGACAAGACTGATTCCAAGGGGGTTTCCAAAGGCAAGGATGAAGCTTCAACTAAAGGCAAAGGTAAAACTGATTCCCAAACTTCTAGAAACAGGGATATTAAATGCTTCAAGTGTTTGGGTACAGGTCATATAGCCTCTCAATGCCCCAACAAGAGAGTCATGattgtgaaaaataatgaagtgGTAACTGATGGTGAAAGTGATGAATCCATGCCTTCACTTGAAGATGCTAGTGATGATGGGGTTGAATATGCAGTAGAAGGAGAAGCACTTGTGGTTAGAAGAGCTTTGAATTCTCAAGTTAAGGAAGATGACATGGAGCAACAAAGGGAGAACATTTTTCATACTCGCTGCCTCATACACAATAAGGTATGCAACTTGATCATTGATGGGGGGAGTTGCACGAATGTTGCAAGTACTACATTGGTTGAGAAATTGAACTTGTCCATCATTAAACACTCCAGATCGTACAAGTTACAGTGGTTGAATGAATGTGGAGAGGTTAAAGTTACGCAGCAAGTCCTTGTTTCATTCTCAATTGGCAAGTATAGTGATGAGGTGTTATGTGATGTAGTTCCAATGCATGCCAGTCATATACTTTTGGGCAGACCATGGGAATTTGATAGAAGGGCTACTAAGGATGGGTATACAAATAGATACTCATTTATGATGAACAACAGACCCGTTACACTTGTACCATTGACTCCTAAGCAAGTTTATGAAGATCAAGTCAAGATGCAAAAAgagagagtaaaaaaaaaagaatgaattgaaaaatgagggagagaattcaaaaagaaaagaaagtggaaatgagagaaaaattgagAGCTCAAAAA
This window of the Diospyros lotus cultivar Yz01 chromosome 5, ASM1463336v1, whole genome shotgun sequence genome carries:
- the LOC127802180 gene encoding uncharacterized protein LOC127802180 produces the protein MSNKEEPSSVGGTPNMDFVVNAMQKQFERFNMVFREIRDRMDRQDAMIANLQRGEPNRNPNFRRPFGHGYEEFESGNEARSENEEDYESEIEMGRNRRRRVRHERGHGRNATRQRNREDGNLGNIKMKIPFFQGRNDPEAYLEWEKKIEMIFECHNYSEAKKVKLAVIEFTDYAIIWWDQLVLSRRRNGERPIATWGEMKTLMRRRFIPNHYFRDLYKKLQTLMQGSKSVEEYYKEMEVAMIRANVTEDREATMARFLNGLNREIANIVELQHYVELEDMLHVAIKVERQLKCKGASKFNSGSSSSFVKQNWKKEDKTDSKGVSKGKDEASTKGKGKTDSQTSRNRDIKCFKCLGTGHIASQCPNKRVMIVKNNEVVTDGESDESMPSLEDASDDGVEYAVEGEALVVRRALNSQVKEDDMEQQRENIFHTRCLIHNKVCNLIIDGGSCTNVASTTLVEKLNLSIIKHSRSYKLQWLNECGEVKVTQQVLVSFSIGKYSDEVLCDVVPMHASHILLGRPWEFDRRATKDGYTNRYSFMMNNRPVTLVPLTPKQVYEDQVKMQKEREFEDVFLEDIPPGLPPIRGIEHQIDFIPGATIPNRPAYRSNPEETKELQRQVQELMEKGYVRESLSPCAVPVLLVPKKDGSWRMCIDCRAVNNITPPPPPRLASPATMATPIPAASASACRCTGHHHLPLALPPQPASPAQPARNYELAGQPWPPTSHC